GCCACTGCCCGCTGGGCGCGGTCGGCTCCGCGGTCGATCGCCGTTTCGAGGTCGGTGGCGGTGTCCTCGACCACGACCTCCCCGCCGCGACGAAGCTTCACGACGATGCGGCACTGCTTGTCGACGCCGCCGCGCGGACCGTTGAGGTCGGCGAACTGAACGGTCACGCGGTCGATGCAGTCCGCGAACCGGCTCAGCGCAAAGCGCAGGCGCCG
This DNA window, taken from Deltaproteobacteria bacterium, encodes the following:
- a CDS encoding HPF/RaiA family ribosome-associated protein; its protein translation is MQLHIKGRNLLLAPAVIERIERRLRFALSRFADCIDRVTVQFADLNGPRGGVDKQCRIVVKLRRGGEVVVEDTATDLETAIDRGADRAQRAVARALARMHPTEDSPSFVPTEDQS